The stretch of DNA AGTCCCAGACGTAGTACGGGATCCCGATGATATTGGCGGCGCGCTGGGCATCCATCGAGTCTTCAATGGTGCAACAGCCACGGGCGCCGGTGCGGAGCGTTCCCGGCATTCGGCTGAGGGCCAGATGCACCCCCACGACCTCATGCCCCGCCTCGACTGCGCGGGCAGCGGCGACGGCGGAGTCGACACCGCCACTCATTGCTGCTAAAACCTTCACCGGATAAGTGTACGCGGCACTGGCTGAGTGTCGCTCGGCCGCCGAAACTAAAGCGTCGGAGTGCGGTCGGCGAACCCGGCGAGCGACGCCTGTGCATACGCCGCCGGCAGTGCTGCGATCAACGCGTCGATGTCATCGGCAGTGGTCGTGCGTCCGAGCGTCACCCGCAACGCCCCCCGAGCCTCCACCTCGCTCCGACCCATCGCGCGTAAGACGTGTGAGGGCTCGGCGATGCCGGCCTGGCAGGCCGACCCTGTCGAGACCGATACCCCGGCGACGTCGAGTAGGAACAGCAACGAATCGCCCTCACAGCCGCCGAAGGTGAAGTGGGCTGTACCGGCGAGCCGGCCGGCGGCATCCGGGTCGCCGTTCACGACGACCGCGGGCACCGCACCCTGCACGCCCGCAACCAGCCGGTCACGCAAGGCGCCCAGACGCAGAGTCTCTGAGCGGATCTGCGCGGTTGCCGCCGTGGCGGCCACGGCGAAGGAGACGGCCGCCGCGACGTCCTGTGTGCCACTGCGCACCTGACGCTGCTGCCCACCACCGTGGATCAATGGTTCGACCTTCGCGGTGCGGGCCAGAACGAGGGCACCGATGCCCACTGGACCACCGATCTTGTGGGCCGAAATGCTGAGGGCAGACACACCCACCGCGGCGAGCGCCGCAAAGTCGATCGGTTGGTGCCCATAGGCCGACACGGCGTCGATATGAACGGGGATACCGTGGGCTGCGGCGAGTGCCGCCACGTCTGCCACGGGCTGCACGGTTCCGACCTCGTTGTTCGCGGCGAGCAGGGTGACGAGCGCGACGTCGTCGGGGTTGCGGGCAATTGCGCGCTCGAGTGCCGCCACGTCGATCCGGCCGAGTGCATCCAGCGGGATCCACTCGACGAGGGCGTTCTCGTGACTGACCAACCAATCAATGGTGTCGATAGTGGCGTGGTGTTCTCCCCCGGGAGCGAGGATGCGGCGGCGCGGCGAGCGCGCCCAGTACAGTCCCTTGATTCCCAGGTTCACCGATTCGGTTCCCCCGCCGGTGAAGACCACCTCAATGGGGTCGCAGCGGACGCTCGCGGCCACCTGCTCGCGAGCCTCCTCGAGCATCCGTTTCGCATTCTGTCCGTGACTGTGGATCGAAGCAGGGTTGCCGACCAGGGTCATCGCCTGCGCATAGGCATCAATCGCAGCGGGGAGCATCGGTGTCGTCGCCGCATGGTCCAGGTAAACGGTCATTTCACACACCTCACACTCATTACTCTAGAACGCATGAGTGCCTCTGATGATCTGCACGACCTCGGAGTGCGGCTCACCCCGAGTGGTGGTGAGCTGCGGGTATGGTCCGAGCAGGCGGATGCCATGGAGCTCTGCCTCTTCGACGACACCGACCCGAAT from Leifsonia psychrotolerans encodes:
- a CDS encoding cysteine desulfurase family protein, producing the protein MTVYLDHAATTPMLPAAIDAYAQAMTLVGNPASIHSHGQNAKRMLEEAREQVAASVRCDPIEVVFTGGGTESVNLGIKGLYWARSPRRRILAPGGEHHATIDTIDWLVSHENALVEWIPLDALGRIDVAALERAIARNPDDVALVTLLAANNEVGTVQPVADVAALAAAHGIPVHIDAVSAYGHQPIDFAALAAVGVSALSISAHKIGGPVGIGALVLARTAKVEPLIHGGGQQRQVRSGTQDVAAAVSFAVAATAATAQIRSETLRLGALRDRLVAGVQGAVPAVVVNGDPDAAGRLAGTAHFTFGGCEGDSLLFLLDVAGVSVSTGSACQAGIAEPSHVLRAMGRSEVEARGALRVTLGRTTTADDIDALIAALPAAYAQASLAGFADRTPTL